CGAGGCCGACCGCCTGGCGATCATGGTCCGCGAGGGCGACAAGGTCCGCGAGCTGTCGCCCGCCTGGGACCGTTCGGCCCAGTCGATCACCTGGAGCGCCGACGGCCAGACGATCTACACGACGGCGGAAGACATCGGCCAGACCAAGCTGTTCGCGGTCGACGTCAAGACCGGCAAGGTCAACGCCCTGACCGGCGAAGGCCATGTCAGCGCGCTCGCCCTGGGCGGCGGAACCCTGGTCTACGCCCAGGACAACCTCAAGGGCCCGGCCCAGCTCTACGCGATCCCCACCGGCAAGAAGGCCGGCGCGCCCATCAAGCTGACCAACAACAACGCCGAGGCCCTGGCCGGCGTGGCCATGGGCGAGGCCGAGCAGTTCAGCTTCCCCGGCTGGAACGGCGAGACCGTGCACGGCTATGTGGTCAAGCCGGCCAATTTCGATCCGGCCAAGAAGTACCCCGTGGCCTTCCTGATCCATGGCGGCCCGCAGGGATCGTTCGGCAACCTCTTCCACTATCGCTGGAACGCCCAGACCTACGCCGGGGCCGGCTACGCCGTGGTGATGATCGATTTCCACGGCTCGACCGGCTACGGCCAGGCCTTCACCGACGCGATCAGCCAGCATTGGGGCGACCGCCCGCTGGAAGACCTGCAGAAGGGCTGGGCCTTCGCGACCGGCAAGTACGGCTTCCTGGACAAGGACCGCGCCTGCGCCCTGGGCGGTTCGTACGGCGGCTTCATGGTCAACTGGATCGCCAGCCAGTGGAAGGAGCCGTGGAAGTGCCTGGTCGACCACGACGGCATCTTCGACAGCCGCTTCATGGGCTATTCCACCGAAGAGCTGTGGTTCAGCGAGTGGGAAAACGGCGGCCCGCCCTACGCGGCCAACACCACCTACGCCAAGTTCAACCCGGCCGACCATGTCGACCAATGGAGCGTCCCGACCCTGGTGGTCCAGGGCGGCCAGGACTTCCGCGTGCCGCTGGAAGAAGGCATCGGGACCTTCACGGCCCTGCAGCGCAAGGGCGTGCCCAGCAAGCTGCTGTACTTCCCCAACGAGAACCACTGGGTGCTGAAGGCCCAGAACTCGGTGCAGTGGCACGACGAAGTGCAGAAGTGGCTCGACAAGTGGACCAAGGGCGAACCCGCCCAATAATGCGCTCTTAAATTGCAGCTATTCGCCCCTTCCGTTGGTTTGGAGACGGAAGGGGCGGCCATGTTTCATCTGTTTCGCGCGATCTCGAACCGATTCACGCTGCATTCCAGACTGGGCGGACGTTATGCCGAGGCCCGGATCCTGGCCGCCGAGCTGGACCTGGACCTGACCGAGATCGCCCTGCGCCACGGCGGCCACGGTCACGCCGAAGAAGATTCGACGACCGACGACAACAGCCAGGCCGAGCGCGAAGAGAAGTTCAAGCGTCTGACCGAGGGCTTCAACAGCCCCTACCCCAGCGAACAGATCGCCGCCGCCGTCGACCTGCGCAAATGGATGGTCCGCGACTACGGCCTGGAGCGGCTGAAATGGTTCGTGCCGCAGCTGCGCGAACGCTACATCCAGGCCGTCGGACCCAAGAACCTCAAGCTCGACCACGTCACCTTCGCCGGCGAGGACGCCACGCGCGCCGAGCTGGAAGCCGAGGCCTTGAGCCTGCTGGAACGGCTGAAGCTGCTCTATACGCTCAGCAGCGAGCGCGAGGTCCTGACCGGCCGGATGCGGCGCTGGGCCCTGGGGCTGCTGTGCTGGCTGTTCCTGGCCCTGATGTTCACCCGGGTGCTGCCCAACATCACCCCGCCCGGCGCCATTCGCGAAGCGGTGACGGTGATCGCCAACTTCTCGCTGATCGCCTTCGTGGGCGCGGCCGGGGCCATGGTCTCGGTGCTGCGCCGCACGGAATCGGCCATGGCCTCGGCCTCGTCCGAGATCGATCCCGTGCGCCAGGTCAGCGCCCTGAGCCAGGGCCTGACGGCGGTGTTCATCGCCGCCTTCGTGGGCATGTCGGTGTCGTTCGTGCTGGTGGCCTTCTTCGCCAGCGGCCTGGTGCGGGACGGGGCGATCGTCGGGACCGGCGCGGCGACGCTGTTTCCGCAGATCGTGCCCTGCCGCTACGACTGCCCGATCACCCTGGTCAATCGCGGCCTGATGTTCCCCGAAGCCCTGGACGCCGCCAAGATGATGGTCTGGGCCTTCATCGGCGGCTTTTCCGAACAGCTGGTGCCGGACGTGCTGGATCGGCTGACCAAGGCGGCGCGTCAGACCAAGAAGCCGTCGGAGGCGGCTTAGTTTTTGATCCGCTCATCCCGGCGAATGCCGGGACCCAGATCCTAAAGCTGAGTGGCTGATTGGATTAGCTCGGCGCTCGTGGCGTCAGCCGCACCGCCATTCCATCTGGGTCCCGGCATTCGCCGGGATGAGCGGAGGAAAGGGCCCCTAAACCCGTCCGGTCGCCACCGCCCAGGTCAGCCGGGCTCGCGTCTCCAGTTCGCCCAGTTCACGACCGCGCGTCTGGGCCCGCGCCAGGGCGGCCGGGGCGGCGGCCGGGAACGCGGCCACCGGCAGGGTCTTCAGCGCCGCGTTCGCCTTGGCCCGGGCCGCGTCGACCCGGCGGCGGACATCGGCCCCCGTCCAGTCGGCCGGCAGGCGCTGGACCCCTGCCCGCTTCAGTCGCCACAGGCCCGCCAGGCCATAGGCCCGGGCGGCGTCCTGCACGGCATGGAGGTCGGCCTTCGGATCCAGCCGCCAGGCGGCCAGCATCATCACCGCCCCGGCCGTGGCGTCGACATAGGCCAGGACCTCCCCCTCGGTGTCGAACGGCGCGGCCTCGAGGTCGGCCATGCGGGCCTCGGCCATTTCGGCCAGGGCGCTCAAGGGGTAGCCGGCGGCGGCCACGGCCTCGACGGTGGGATGCTTGCGGGCGGGCTGGCCGGCGGCGATCTCGTCCATGGCCTCGCGCCACCAGGTCAGGCGGATCTCGCCCATCAGGGCGTTGCTGACCCCGCCGGCCACCCGGGCCAGCTCGTAGTTGAAGGCGTACAGCGCGATGACGTCGGCCCGCGCCTTGGGATCGGCGATGAAGCGGCTGGCCAGCCAGCGGTCGGGATCGACGCGGCGCACCAGGGCGTCCAGATCGGTGTCCGGACCGTCGTTGCGGTGGGTTATGTCCAGCGTGGTCATGGGCGCGCCTTATGCGCCGCGTCGTCCAAAAGAAAAAGGCCCGCCGAGCCGGCGGGCCTTTCTAAAAATTCCGCTCATCCCGGCGAATGCCGGGACCCAGATCCTAAAGCTGAGAGGCCGATTGGAAGAGCTCAGTGCTCTTGGCGTCGACCACACCGCCCTTCCATCTGGATCCCGGCATTCACCGGGACGAGCGGAGATAAATCAGTTGAACAGCGTCTGGTACATCGTCATGCAGGCCAGCATCGGAATGCTGAGCAGCGTGTTGATGCGCGAGAACAGCATGGCCATCTTGGCCGCCTTGGCCTTGGCGTCGGCGTCCACCTCGACGATGCCCAGGGCGCGCTTCTGGTTCGGCCAGATCACGCCCCAGACGTTGAGGAACATGATCGTCGCCAGCCACATGCCCAGGCCGATGAAGGTGAAGCCCATGTCGACGCCGCGCTCGTAGCCGCCCCACAGGCCGAAGGTCGCCGCCTCGCCCAGATAGCCGCGGGCATAGGCCAGGGCCACGCCCATCACCCAGGTCGCCAGCGCCGCCCAGCGGAACCAGAACAGCGCCTCGGGGGCGATGTACTTGGAGACGGCCGGTTTCAGCTCGGCCGGAATCTGCGGCATCACGCGGATCTGCACGAAGTTGAAATAGTACAGCAGCCCGATCCACAGGATGCCGAAGAACACGTGCAACAGGCGGAACACCGCCTGGAAATAGGCTTCGTCGAAGCCGTGCGGGCTGTGCCCGAAGCCGAACGCGATCACCAGCGCCAGGGCGACGCTGAGGATGATGGTGTTGCGGAAATTGGAAAGTAGCGCGGTCATGTTTCAGGCCCCCTAATGCCCCTGCTTGCGGTCAGGTATAGGGCGCCGCGCAGAGTCGGCAAATAGACAGGACAGAACCGCCCTGCGTCCTTCGAGGCTTCGCTACGCTACGCACCTCGGGAAGAGGACTTCAGAACACCCACGAACCTCATCCTGAGGCGCCCGCGAAGCGGGCCTCGAAGGACGCAGGATCTCAAACCGCGATCAGGGCCGCCGCCAGTCGCCGGCCTTCGCTGGCCAGGACGTTGTAGGTGCGGGCCGCGCCTTCGGTGCTCATGAACTCCAGCCCCACGCCCGCCGCCTTCAGCGCGTCGCGCACGGGGCGCGGCGGCAGGGCGTTGACCAGCCCCACGCCTAGCAGCACGAACTCGACCGCCCCGCCCGCCGCGAAGACCTCGGCGAAGTCGTCGGGCGTCAGGGTCGCCAGGCTGACGGCGGACCAGGTCAGCGGCTGATCGTCCAGGATCAGCAGCGAACCTGGACGCCAGTCGCCCGAGACGCGGAAACCGCCGCCGCCCCAGGCGTCGATCGATGGCGGCTGGCGCAGCATCAGGGCCGGGTGCCGGCGCCGAGCTTGATCGGCGTGGCTTCCTCATCGCCCCGCTTGACGCCCCAGACCAGGATCAGCGGCAGGGCGATGTAGATCGACGAATAGGTGCCGATGATGATGCCGAAGGTCATGGTGAAGACCAGCGGGAACAGCACGGGGCCGCCGAAGAACATCGTGCCGCCCAGGGCCAGCAGGGCCGTGGTGCCGGTGATGATCGTCCGCGACAGACGCTCGTTCTCCGACAGGTCGATGATGTCGCGCAGCGGCGTGGTCTTGTACTTGCGCAGATTTTCCTTGAGCCGGTCGAAGGTGATGACCTTCTCGTTCATCGAATAGCCGATGACCGTCAGCAGGGCGGCGATCGAGGTCATCGAGAACTCGATCCGCAGCACGGACAACAGGCCCAGGGTCAGGACGATGTCGTGGAACACGGCCACGACCGCGCCGGTGCCGTAGGACAGGCCGAAGCGGAACCAGATGTAGCCCAGCATCAGGGCCAGGGCGATGCCCAGGGCCATGAAGCCCTTGCCCAGCAACTCGCCCGAGACCTTGGCCCCGATCGCCGAGTGCGACGGGATGGTCATGGTCGGGAAGCGCTGCTTCAGCTTGTTTTCCAGGTCGACGGCGGCCTGGTTCGGGTTCTGGTTCGCCTCGGGCAGGAAGCGGATCATGGCGTTGTTGGGCGAGCCGAACGGCTGGACCTGGGCGTCATGGGCGCCGAAACTGGCCAGGGCCGTGCGCAGCTCGCCGGTGGGGATCGGGGTGGGCATGCGCGCTTCCAGCGCCACGCCGCCCTTGAAGTCGATGCCCAGGTTCAGCCCTTGCGTGAAGAACGACACGCCCGAGCCGAGGATCAGCAGGAGAGAGAAGATCGCGGCGACAGGCGCCCACTTCACGAAGCGGAAGTGGGTCGAGCGCGGGATCAGGCGAATAAGGGGCCAAGAAGCCATGGTGATCCTCAGGCGATCGGCAGCTTCTTCGGCTTGGCGACCTTGAACCACCAACCGATGAGCACTTGGGTAATGAGAATGGCGGTGAACAACGAGGTGAACACGCCGATGAGAAGCGTCCAGGCGAAACCTTTGACCGGTCCGGCGCCCATGGAGAACATGATCAGGGCCGAGATCACGCTGGTGATGTTGGCGTCCATGATCGAGACCAGTGCCCGTCGGTAGCCGGTGTCAGCCGCCGACATGGGCGACCTCCCGGCCGCGGCCTCGTCGCGCATCCGCTCGTAGATCAGCACGTTGGCGTCGACCGCGACGGCCAGCGTCAGGATCAGGCCGGCGATGCCGGGGAAGGTCAGCGTCGCCTGGGTCATCGACATGATGCCGATGATCATCAGCACGTTGACGAACAGGGCGATGGCCGCGAAGCCGCCGAACAGGCCGTAGGCCAGGATAATGAACACGAACATCGCCGCCGCGCCCACGGCCAGCGAGATCGAGCCGGCCCGCACGGCGTCGGCGCCCAGCTCGGCCCCCACGGTGCGTTGCTCTTCCAGGTTCAGCTTGGCCGGCAGGGCGCCCGAGTTCAGCAGCAGGGCCAGCTCGGCGGCGCTTTCCGGCGTGAAGTTGCCGGTGATGATGCCCGAACCGCCCGGCAGGGGCTGGTTGATGCGCGGGTCGGAGATGTACTTGCCGTCCAGGACGATGGCGAAGCGCTTGCCGACATTGCGGGTGGTGGCGTCGCCGAACTTGCGCGCGCCGGCCCCGCCGAAGCGGAAGCCGACCACGGCCTGGCCGCTCTGGTTGTCGAACTCCTGGCTGGCGGACACGAGGTCCTCGCCGGTCACCAGGGCCCGCTTGGAGACCGGGATCGGCGGAGCGCCCGGCTGGACGCCCGGGATCACCACCACGCTCGGCGGAATGCGGCCGGCGATCATGTCGTCCTGGGTGACCGTCTCGTCGACCATCTGGAAGGTCAGCTTGGCGGTCTGGCCGATGATCGCGCGCAGCTTCTCGGGATCGCTTTCGCCGGCCGCCTGGATGACGATCCGGTTGCTGCCCTGCGGCGTGATGATCGGCTCCTTGGTGCCCATCTTGTCGATCCGGTTGCGAATCGTCGTGATGGACTGGGTCACCGCCTTGACGGCGTCGGCCTTGGCGGCCTCCGGCACGAAGCTCAGCTCCAGCTGGCCGCCGCCCTTGTTGTTGATCGTGGTGTCGCGACCGCTGATCGTGCCCGCCAACGGCCCGCCGATGGTGCGGCGCAGCTGGCTGACCGCCTGATCCACCTTGCTCGGATCGGTGATGCGGACCCGAACGATCCCGCCCGCCTCGCCCAGCTCGCCGAACTCGATCTGATCGTTGCGCAGCGTGGTCCGCACGTCCTCGACCATGTTGGTCAGGCGTTCGGCGCGCAGCGCATCGGTGTCGACCTCATAGAGCAGGTAGGAACCGCCCTGCAGGTCGAGGCCGAGGTTCAGCTTCTGATGGGGAACCCAGCCGGGAAGCGCGTCGAGCGTCTTCTGCGGCAGAAGGTTCGGCAAGGTGAAGACGATGCCGAAGATCACCGACAGTATGACGGCGGTGATCTTCCAGCGGGAGAGGGTCAGCATGGATTACAGGCTCTAGACGACGCCTTTCGGCGCCCCTTGGTCACGACGAAGGGTGATCAGCTCTTGGGGTCGTTGGCCGGGGCCGGTTCGCCCTTGGCGCGGATCTCGGCGATCATGCTCTTGACCACCTTGACGGTCACGCCCTGGGCGATCTCGACGCCCACTTCGGTTTCCTCGACACGGACGATCTTGCCCAGCATGCCGTTCGACAGAACCACGTTGTCGCCGCGCTTGACGGCGGCGATGGCGGCGGCGTGCTGCTTGGCGCGCGTTTGCTGCGGGCGGATCAGCATGAAGTAGAAGAGCACGACCATCAGGATGATGGGCGCGATCTGGATCAGTTGGGCTTGCAGTCCACCGGACATGTCGTCTCCAAGAAATTCTAGCTGGCGTCCCGCCACACATGGGGGTCCCGCCAAGTCGGCGGAAGCTATGCGTTCACCTCCCCTTTTGCAATGACGGCGAGGTGGGTCTAGGAGGCAACACATGACCGACGCCGCCCTGCCCCTGCTCGCCCGCATCGCCGACGCCTTGGAGCGCCTGGCCCCGCCCGCTCCGGCCGCCCCTGACTTCGACGGCGCGCGCCTTTTCCGACACGAGCCGGGCGGCGGTAGCTTCGTACCGGCGCCCGACTATCCGATGGCGCTGGACCTGCTGATCGGCGTCGAGCGGCAGAAGGATCGGTTCGTCGAGAACCTGCGCCGCTTCGCCCTCGGCCTGCCCTGCAACCACGTGCTGCTGTGGGGCGTGCGCGGCACGGGCAAGAGCTCGCTGACCAAGTCGGCCTTCATGGTGCTGGCCGCCGAATATCCGGCCCTGAAGCTGGTCGAGGTCGACCGCGACGAGGTCACCGCCCTGCCCCCGCTGTTCGACCTGCTGCGCACGCGGTCGGAACGCTTCGTGGTGCTGTGCGACGACCTGTCGTTCGAGGACGGGGCCGCGGCCGCCAAGGCGCTGAAATCGGCCCTGGAGGGCGGCGTGGCCGGCCCGCCGGAGAACGTGCTGTTCGTCGCCACCTCCAACCGCCGCCACCTGATGCCGCGCGACCACGCCGAAAAGCAGGGCGCGATCGCCGCCGCCGAGGACGCCGAGGAGGAGATGAGCGTCTCCGATCGCTTCGGCCTGTGGATCGGCTTCCCCCCCATGGACCAGCCGACCTATCTGGCCGCCATCCACGGCTATGCCGAACGCTTCGGCCTGGAGGTCGAGAACCTGGAGCGCCGGGCCCTGCAGTGGTCGCAGCTGCGCGGCGCCCGCTCGGGCCGGGTGGCCTATCAGTTCATTCGTGACCTGGCCGGGGAGCTGGGTGTAAGCTTGCCCGCGTAAAACCCTTCGGAGGCCCAGATGGGCAAGCCCTGGTTTCGCGTGAAGCGCTACGGTTTCGGCGCTGGTCTGCCGTGCAGTTGGGAAGGCTGGCTGATGACGGCCGGCTTCATGGCCCTGGTTCTCGGCAGCAGCATTCTGGCCGAACAGCACGCCGGTTGGCGGCTCGCGATCATCCTCGTGGCGGTGGCGGTGTTCTGCGTGATCACGCGGGTCAAGAGCGATGCGCCGTGGAAGTGGCGCTGGGGTCAGGAATAACCCGAAACCCTTCCCTCCCCCTTGTGGGGAGGGTGACGGCGAAGCCGACGGGTGGGGCATGCTGACTCCAGCCGCCCTGCGCCGATCCCCCACCCGACCTCTTTCGGAGGCCACCCTCCCCGCAAGGGGGAGGGAAACATCCTGATCTACTTCGGCAGCACCAGGCCCGGATCGACCGGGCGCGCCTTGTCCTTCGGGGTCGGGGCGTAGCGGACTTCGAAGTGCAGTTGCGGCTCGGTGACGCCGCCGGTCTGGCCGACCGCGCCCAGGGTCGCGCCCTGAGCCACCTGCTGGCGCATCTTCACTTCGGTGGTCGACAGGTGGGCGTAGGCCGTCACCCAGCCGTCGGCGTGCTTGACCAGCACCAGATTGCCGAAGCCCGGCACCTGGTTGCCGGCATAGACCACCTCGCCCGCCGCGGCGGCGCGGACCGGCGTGCCGGCGGCGGCGCGGATGTTGACGCCGTCATTGCGCTGGCCGGTGCCCTTGGGGCCGAAGTCCGAGATCGTCTCGCCCTGCAGCGGCCACACGAAGCGGCCACGGCCGGCGGCGGTGATCTCGGCCTCGGTCGGCGGCGGGCTGGAGCCGATGATCTGGCCGGCCGATGGCGGCGGGGTCACCGGCTGGGCCGAGACGGGACCGCTGGGCGCGCGCGGATAGCTGGTGGCCGGCGGCGGCGTGTAGGGACGCGGCTGCGAGACCGGCGGCTGGTAGGGCGTGGTGGCGGCCGGCGGCGTGTAGCTCGGCTCCGGCGCGGTCCGGCGCGGCGTGGTGGGACGCGGCGCGGCTGGGGTCGTCGTCACCGTGGTCTTCAGCGGGCCCTTGTCCTTGTAGCCGGACGGCAGGCGCAGCTTCTGGCCCTTCTTGATCGTCGAGCCGACCTTGATGTTGTTCTCTTCGGCCAGGGCCGCCGGCTTGACGTTGAAGCGCTTGGCGATGTTGGCCAGGGTGTCGCCGCTGTTGGCCACATAGGCCTTGGCCGTGGTCTCCGGCCCCTTCAGCTTCAGCCCGGGGTGGATGGTGTAAGGCGGCTTGAGCTTGTTGTCCTCGACCAGGTCGGCGCGGGTGGTGTCCAGGCCCCGGGCGATGGCGTCGATCGCGTCGCCCGACTTGACGGTGTAGGTGCGGCGCGGACCGGCGACCTCGACCACCGGGCCGGTGACGCTGACCGTGGTGGTGGTGACCGGGCGGCCGGCGGGGGCCTCGTCTTCCTCGACCGGCGCGCGGCTGGGCGTCGAGCCGATCGGCGGCAGGTTGGGCGAGGAGACCGGCGCGCTCTGGCGCGGCGTCGGGAAACGGCTGGGCGTCGGCTCGGCGTCGGCCTGATCCACCGCCTGCATCACCGTGGTCTTGGTCGGGCCCTTGTCCTTGTAGCCGTCTGGCAGGCGCAGCTTCTGGCCCTTCTTGATCGCCGCACCGGTGCTCAGGTCGTTCTCGTCGGCGAGGGCGGCGGCCGAAACCGAGAAGCGCTTGGCGATGGCGAACATCGTGTCGCCGGTCTGGACGACATAGGCCTTGGCGTTCTTCGTCTCGGGCCCCTGCAGCACTTGGCCGGGGTGAATCCGATAGGGCGACTTGAGATCGTTGTCCTTGGCCAGGTCGGCGCGGGTGGTGCCCAGGCTGCGCGCGATGGCGTCGATATTGTCGCCGGCCTTGACCTTGTAGGTCTTGGGCGGGCCGGCGATCGTCACGACGGGACCGCCCACCTGGGTGACCACGACGGCGCGCTGGGCCGGCGCCGGGCGCGGCGCGGGGGCCGGGGTCGACGCGGGCGGACGCCACGCGGGTTGCGGCTCGGCCTGGTACGGCGCGGCGGCCGCGGGGGCCAGGGACTGGCTGGAAACGCCGACATTGCCGGCGGGCGCGGAGAAGCTGGGCGCGGGTTCGGGCGGGGTCGACGGGCCTTCGGGCTGCTGGTTGGCGACCGGCGCAGGAACGGTCGGCGCGGGGGTTTGCCCTCGGATCGGATATTGCGCGCCGCCCGTGCTTTCGCAGGCCGCGAGGGTTCCAGCCGTCAGGGCGATCACCGCCGCGCGCGTCCACAACTGCCTCATAGCCTCTCCTTTGCCTCGCGAAGCTCCAGTCGCCGCCGCAAGGGTAAACCAACCATTAAACATCTTGCGCTGCTTCCGGAACCCGGAGGCGACGCCCACGACAGCGCGAAGCGCTATTCGCGGGCGACGCCGTCCAGGATCGGGACGAAGCGCACGTCGCACAGGACTTCAACGGTGAAGCCCCCCTTCCCGTCACCGGCATAGCGGCGAAGGCTCTGCACAGGCCCCTTGCCCACCGGCGCGACCAGCACGCCTTGGGGTTTCAGCTGCGAAAGCAGAGTTTCAGGCTCATCCTGCGCCGCCGCCGTGACCAGAATACGGTCGAATGGGGCCTGTTTGGGCCAGCCTTCCCATCCATCCCCAAATTTCGTGATGACATTGGTCAGGCCCAGCACGGCGAAGCGCGCCTCGGCCTCCTTCATCAGGGTTCGGTAGCGCTCGATCGTATAGACGAGGCGCGACACCCGGCTGAGGACGGCGGTCTGGTAGCCCGAGCCGGTGCCGATCTCCAGCACCCGGCAGCGCGGCTCCAGGGTCAGGGCCTGGGTCATCAGGCCGACGATGAACGGCTGGCTGATCGTCTGTCCGCAGGCGATCGGCAGGGCCGAGTCCTCCCACGACCGTTCCTTGAACAGGTCGGGCGTGAACAGGTCGCGCGGGGTCTTCTCGATGGCGGTGAGCACGGCCGGGTCGGTGACGCCCTGGGCGCGCAGGGCGGCCATCAGCGCCTTCAGGCGGGCCTCGGGCGTATCGCTCTTGGCCTGGGCCATCACGAAGCGGCCTCCAGCTTCGGAGGCGTCCCGCCCAGCGCCTTTTTCATGGCCGCGACCGTCTGGTTGTGGGTCAGGTCGATGTGCAGCGGCGTGACCGAGATGCGACCTTCGTAGACGGCTTTCAGATCCGTGCCCTCCGCCGGCGACGACGCCTTATTGACGAAGCCGGTCCAGTAGTAGTCGCGACCGCGCAGGTCGGTCCGCTTTTCCATGCTCCGCATGTGCGAGTCGCGGAAGCCCTGGCGGGTGACTTCCACCTCGGTGACGCTTTCGGGGGCAAGCGGCGGAAAATTGACGTTCATGATCACGTCCTTGGGCCAGCCGATCTCCAGCAGGCGGCGGACGACGCCCGGGCCGAAGTGCTCGGCGGTCTCCCAGTGGGCGACGACCTCGTCGTGGAAATAGTCCATGGACTGCGACAGGGCGATCGACGGCACGCCCAGGGCCATGCCCTCGATGGCGCCGGCCACGGTGCCCGACAGGGTGACGTCCTCGGCCAGGTTCTGGCCCCGGTTGACGCCCGACAGCACGAGATCCGGCAGCGGCCCCTCGATCAGCTGCTGGATGGCCATGGCCACGCAGTCGGTCGGCGTGCCTTCGACGGCGAAGCGGCGCGGGTCGATGCGGCGCACGCGGATCGGGTCCGACAGGGTCAGGGCCCGGCCGGCGCCCGACTGCTCGTATTCCGGCGCCACGATCCAGATGTCGTCAGACAGGGCGCGGGCGATGCGCTCCAGGCTCTCGAGACCGGGGGCGTGGATGCCGTCGTCGTTGGTGAGGAGAATCCTCACGCCTCGCCCCCGATGTGGGTCACGCCGCCCATGTAGGGCACGAGCGCGGTCGGGATGGTGATGCGGCCGGTCTCGTCCTGATAGTTCTCCAGCACGGCCACCAGGGCGCGGCCGACGGCCAGGCCCGAGCCATTCAGGGTGTGGACGTAGGACGTGCCCTTCTCGCCCGCCTTCTTGAAGCGCGCGTCCATGCGGCGGGCCTGGAAGTCGCCGCAGTTCGAGCACGAGCTGATCTCGCGGTAGGTGTTCTGCGACGGCAGCCAGACTTCCAGATCGTAGGTCTTCTTGGCGCCGAAACCCATGTCGCCGGTGCACAGCAGCATGGTGCGGAACGGCAGCTCCAGGGCCTTCAGCACCGCCTCGGCGCACTGGACCATTCGCTCGTGCTCGACCTCGGACTGCTCGGGCGTGGTGATCGACACCAGCTCGACCTTGTAGAACTGGTGCTGGCGGATCATGCCGCGCGTGTCGCGACCGCTGGCGCCGGCTTCCGAACGGAAGCTGGGAGTCAGGGCGGTCATCCGCAGCGGCAGCTCGGCCTCGTCGGTGATCTGCTCGCGCACGATGTTGGTAATGGACACTTCGGCGGTGGGGATCAGCCAGCGGCGGTCACCACCAAATAGGTGGCGAATGACATCCGGGTCCCCCGGTTCGGCGATCGTGTGAGCTGCACGCTCATCGAGACGAGCTTCAATGTCGCCGTTGCCAACGCAGAACAAATCTTCCTTGAACTTCGGCAACTGGCCCGT
The window above is part of the Caulobacter soli genome. Proteins encoded here:
- a CDS encoding alpha/beta hydrolase family protein — encoded protein: MTKTLRIAASALALSLAAFAVAPVALAQSGRGFTAKDMVQLERISDPRVSPDGRFVVYSLRTMDLPANKASMSLWIADLKAKMAPRRLAVSEGGATSPRWSPDGKGLYFISGRTGGLDQVYRTDAAGETAIQVTKAPFDVGAFKIAPDGKTIVIAQTVFPDCDTLDCTKDKLAAKGGVKTTGVVFDKLFIRHWDAWNDGLQNHLYALALNEAGVATGAPVALMNGFNGDAPTKPFGGDEDFVITPDGKSVIFSAKPADREEAWSTNYDLWRVPLDGSAKPVNETTTNKAMDSQPTVSPDGKATAWLAMKRPGFEADRLAIMVREGDKVRELSPAWDRSAQSITWSADGQTIYTTAEDIGQTKLFAVDVKTGKVNALTGEGHVSALALGGGTLVYAQDNLKGPAQLYAIPTGKKAGAPIKLTNNNAEALAGVAMGEAEQFSFPGWNGETVHGYVVKPANFDPAKKYPVAFLIHGGPQGSFGNLFHYRWNAQTYAGAGYAVVMIDFHGSTGYGQAFTDAISQHWGDRPLEDLQKGWAFATGKYGFLDKDRACALGGSYGGFMVNWIASQWKEPWKCLVDHDGIFDSRFMGYSTEELWFSEWENGGPPYAANTTYAKFNPADHVDQWSVPTLVVQGGQDFRVPLEEGIGTFTALQRKGVPSKLLYFPNENHWVLKAQNSVQWHDEVQKWLDKWTKGEPAQ
- a CDS encoding squalene/phytoene synthase family protein encodes the protein MTTLDITHRNDGPDTDLDALVRRVDPDRWLASRFIADPKARADVIALYAFNYELARVAGGVSNALMGEIRLTWWREAMDEIAAGQPARKHPTVEAVAAAGYPLSALAEMAEARMADLEAAPFDTEGEVLAYVDATAGAVMMLAAWRLDPKADLHAVQDAARAYGLAGLWRLKRAGVQRLPADWTGADVRRRVDAARAKANAALKTLPVAAFPAAAPAALARAQTRGRELGELETRARLTWAVATGRV
- a CDS encoding urate hydroxylase PuuD encodes the protein MTALLSNFRNTIILSVALALVIAFGFGHSPHGFDEAYFQAVFRLLHVFFGILWIGLLYYFNFVQIRVMPQIPAELKPAVSKYIAPEALFWFRWAALATWVMGVALAYARGYLGEAATFGLWGGYERGVDMGFTFIGLGMWLATIMFLNVWGVIWPNQKRALGIVEVDADAKAKAAKMAMLFSRINTLLSIPMLACMTMYQTLFN
- a CDS encoding Mth938-like domain-containing protein, with amino-acid sequence MRQPPSIDAWGGGGFRVSGDWRPGSLLILDDQPLTWSAVSLATLTPDDFAEVFAAGGAVEFVLLGVGLVNALPPRPVRDALKAAGVGLEFMSTEGAARTYNVLASEGRRLAAALIAV
- the secF gene encoding protein translocase subunit SecF, with product MASWPLIRLIPRSTHFRFVKWAPVAAIFSLLLILGSGVSFFTQGLNLGIDFKGGVALEARMPTPIPTGELRTALASFGAHDAQVQPFGSPNNAMIRFLPEANQNPNQAAVDLENKLKQRFPTMTIPSHSAIGAKVSGELLGKGFMALGIALALMLGYIWFRFGLSYGTGAVVAVFHDIVLTLGLLSVLRIEFSMTSIAALLTVIGYSMNEKVITFDRLKENLRKYKTTPLRDIIDLSENERLSRTIITGTTALLALGGTMFFGGPVLFPLVFTMTFGIIIGTYSSIYIALPLILVWGVKRGDEEATPIKLGAGTRP
- the secD gene encoding protein translocase subunit SecD encodes the protein MLTLSRWKITAVILSVIFGIVFTLPNLLPQKTLDALPGWVPHQKLNLGLDLQGGSYLLYEVDTDALRAERLTNMVEDVRTTLRNDQIEFGELGEAGGIVRVRITDPSKVDQAVSQLRRTIGGPLAGTISGRDTTINNKGGGQLELSFVPEAAKADAVKAVTQSITTIRNRIDKMGTKEPIITPQGSNRIVIQAAGESDPEKLRAIIGQTAKLTFQMVDETVTQDDMIAGRIPPSVVVIPGVQPGAPPIPVSKRALVTGEDLVSASQEFDNQSGQAVVGFRFGGAGARKFGDATTRNVGKRFAIVLDGKYISDPRINQPLPGGSGIITGNFTPESAAELALLLNSGALPAKLNLEEQRTVGAELGADAVRAGSISLAVGAAAMFVFIILAYGLFGGFAAIALFVNVLMIIGIMSMTQATLTFPGIAGLILTLAVAVDANVLIYERMRDEAAAGRSPMSAADTGYRRALVSIMDANITSVISALIMFSMGAGPVKGFAWTLLIGVFTSLFTAILITQVLIGWWFKVAKPKKLPIA
- the yajC gene encoding preprotein translocase subunit YajC, which translates into the protein MSGGLQAQLIQIAPIILMVVLFYFMLIRPQQTRAKQHAAAIAAVKRGDNVVLSNGMLGKIVRVEETEVGVEIAQGVTVKVVKSMIAEIRAKGEPAPANDPKS
- a CDS encoding ATP-binding protein; the protein is MTDAALPLLARIADALERLAPPAPAAPDFDGARLFRHEPGGGSFVPAPDYPMALDLLIGVERQKDRFVENLRRFALGLPCNHVLLWGVRGTGKSSLTKSAFMVLAAEYPALKLVEVDRDEVTALPPLFDLLRTRSERFVVLCDDLSFEDGAAAAKALKSALEGGVAGPPENVLFVATSNRRHLMPRDHAEKQGAIAAAEDAEEEMSVSDRFGLWIGFPPMDQPTYLAAIHGYAERFGLEVENLERRALQWSQLRGARSGRVAYQFIRDLAGELGVSLPA